The following is a genomic window from Miscanthus floridulus cultivar M001 chromosome 14, ASM1932011v1, whole genome shotgun sequence.
ACTGGAACAGTTTTAAGCCTTTCAACAAAAACCCTTTCTTCTCAAAGCGAgaaataacatctccaacctatATGCATCAGATACAGTATGTTTTATCTTAACTGAAATATGAAAGAAGGTAAGGAATAGCACCATACTGGGAAAAGTGTGGGTGTGGGGAACTGGGGAATGCATACCAGACCACGCTGAACACCATCTGGTTTGATCATAATGTAGCTTTGCTCAACCTCCTACAGATTGTAAGTTCTTGTTAAGCAAGGTCTCATTATGGATAAGTAAGGAACTAGATGAAAGTAGAGTGCTCAACATCTCATAATTGAGGTCACAGGATATCAGCATCATAAATTTTTTTTGAACATTTCATGAGTTCTAAAATTCTTTGtagaaaacagaaagatgattgAGTTTCATTAGAACAAAAGAATAAGTATGATGCCTTCGATCCTGAATTATTGATGACCTGAATCTGGACTTCCAGAGGCTAAAAGGATAAAACTACTAGCACTATTTATCCAGTCATATGTGCCTGAGATTTGTGTGGAGAAAACAGTTTCCTATAGGTCAACAAGAATTGGTGGAAGGACTAGATTAGGTTTGACATCTTTAGAAAATAACTCAGTTGCCTTTGCGATGTTTTGGAGATCTGTTGATCACAAAGATGTGTAAAACCATTTAATTTAATTAGCACATATCATGTTTCCGTTGAAAAATAGGTTGGCGGAGAAAACTTTGCTTCCATTGTAAAATTACTGCAAGTGTCCACTGTCCAACACATGGTGGGATAATTTCAGCAACCCTGCAGTCAGTCCACAGGTATCCTTGCATTGGTCAGATCAGAAGAAAGCAAGGTGAAACTTTGACAGGAAACAAGGAGAACATTACACTGGGGCCACACAAGGTCCAACACATGATGAGGCCGAAGTAGAAGATGAATCCACTCAAAAAGTTGATATTGGCGATGAAAACGTCGGTCCTCTTGATAATTTACAAAATGGAACATGTCTGAATGGTGCACTTTCAGCATTGACTGCGACAGGAAGCCCAAAAGCTCAGTTTCACCTCATTCCTAACTCATGGCAGAATAATCATAGAGAATTCAAGAATCGATGCTAAAAGCCTAGGTGAAAAAAAAATGTCACATTGCGCAGTGCATTTTCCTTTAGTTCAGCTGCTCTGCATAACCTACTCACGAGGCACTAGATTATAATCCGAAAGGTAAGAGAATATGAAGTAGTAGTTTCTAGTTAGCCTGGTCGAAACAAATTCTCCATATTCAAGCTCATCCAATACCAAAAAATCAAGCAAAGTTACCAAAACcataaacaaataaaaaattGCTCTCCGAGACGGCCCTAATCCTCGAACACATAAgcaaaaagaaaaccagcaaaatcAAAATCAACTCTTCACCATTTCAGCAACCCGCTCGAGTTAATACAAGTACACAATCAGACACAAGTATGCAGGGGGAACCAACCGAGGAGGCGACGATGCGGCGCGGGACAGCGCGAGCCCTGGCCGCCCTCCCGCTCCCCGCCGACGCCGTGCTCAGCCCCAGCCCGAGCCGGCCGCGGGGCGTCGTGGAAGCTGCGCCGAAGGAGAGGGACGCCGTTGGACGCAGCGCGCAGGAGGGCCGGCGAGTGGACCCGGCAAGGGGCGGCGCCGTCCTCGCGAGCGCGGCCATGGTCTCCATCCCTTTCCCGGAGAGGAGTCCGTGCGAGCAGAGCACGCAATTTTTagattagactgtctccaacgacaACGAGAACCTAAACACAGGGCATTCTCTGATTTTGGTCATGCACACCAGAGAGGTCCACACCTAAGATTTAGCTTCTTCGACAGCCAACGCAAATCACTTCCCCATTATCTACATTACACCGATAAAAATAGGGAAAATTGGATCCATACCATCAAAAGAACCAATCTTTAGATATCTACCGTCAAAAGAACCAACTTGAGATATGTACCATCAAAAGATCACAATTCTATAGCTATCTACCACTTCTGTGAAGTTCACGTTAAATCTGTGAAGTTCACGTTAAATCTGTGAAGTTCACGTTAAATCTGCGCCCCAGCACCTCGTCGCAGCTATGCCGACTTCCTCGTCCAGCTCCATCGTGGACCTCGGCGAGGTGGCAGCCGAGCTCGACGATGTCACTTCGCTCTTCTTCAGCGACAGCCATGCTGCTGGCCACAGCATGTCGTGGCCGGCGGCGTCGGAGATCACGTCGACTGTGACCACCCAAGACTCTCTCATCGCTCTGTGCCGCAAGCACGGGTGCCCAGCGAGCTCTCGCCGGTCTGCGCCCATCAATTGGGGTGGAGAGCCTGCACGTCGCCGCCGCCGGGCTCCAGCAAGATGCTGTGCGTGTGCTCCGCCGCGCTCGAGGCCAGCCTGCGCTTCCCTCTCCACGATTTCTACGCGAGGGTGCTCCGGCGCTACCACCTCGCGCCGTCCCAGCTCACCCCCAACGCCTGGAGCTACCTGGCCGCCTTCGTCCTGCGCTGCGACGACGCCGGCGTCGAGCCGCTGGTGTCCGTGTTCCGGTACTTCTTCACCATCTGCGCTCACAGGCACGAGGGCAAGCCGACGGGGTGGCACCATTTCCAGCCCTACCACGACGGTAGCCGCCGCCTCTTCACCGGCGCTCTGCGCAGCAGCAGCGGGTGGAGATCCAAGTTCTTTTTCCTTGAGCGCCCATCGGATTGGAAGTGGAATTGCCAGGTGAAGTGGGGCAAGCCGAGGAGGGAGGACGTCCGCCGAGTGGAGCACACCGACACCGGGATCGAGAAGCTCAAGCATATGGGGTGCATTGACATCAAGTGCTTCTTGGCCA
Proteins encoded in this region:
- the LOC136504847 gene encoding uncharacterized protein; the protein is METMAALARTAPPLAGSTRRPSCALRPTASLSFGAASTTPRGRLGLGLSTASAGSGRAARARAVPRRIVASSEVEQSYIMIKPDGVQRGLVGDVISRFEKKGFLLKGLKLFQCPKDLAQEHYKDLKDKPFFPKLIDYITSGPVVCMAWEGDGVVASARKLIGATNPLQAEPGTIRGDLAVQTGRNVVHGSDSPDNGKREIGLWFKECELCQWESVQTPWLIE